The genomic stretch CCCGTTTGGCAGCTCTGCCGCGCGATTAGCGTCGATGAGCAGCCAGATATTCTCGATGTCGTGTCCATACGAGACCACGTTGTACTGGGCCTCATCAATCGGCAGCCAATTGCGATGATATTTGTCCGTACACGCGCCGAGGGTTTTGCGTACGACGGTGTTGCTTTGAATGGAAATCAATTCAATCAAGCGGTTTCGCGCCTGCGCGTCATCGAAAGCCGTGCAGTAATTCGTGAGCGCTTCCATGATGTGCAGGTGGGTGTTCATCAATTTGACGCCCGGCGCGACGCTCATCAGCGCCTGGCTGTCGTCGTCGAGGAGGCTCCACTCTCGGGTGAATGATTCCTGATACCCGCCGTATTCGTCGTCGTGCGCTTTTTCTTCGAGAGTTTGAAACAAGTTCTGCGCTAAGCGGGCGGCGGCGGGATTCTTCGTCGCTTTAACGTATTCCGACAGCCCATACAGCATGAACGCCTGCCCATAGAGGTGTTTGCGGTCAACGGTTACGGTTTTGCCGTCTGCGCCAATCTGCTCATAAAAGCCGCCGTTTTCATTATCAAACATGTGCGCCATAATAAAATCAAATCCATGATTGGCGGCTTCGAGATGGCGCTGGTCGCCAAGTTCGTTATTCAAAATATGAGAAAAATACCACAGACAACGCGCCTGTGAGACAATGCCTTTGGGCGCGGGGCCTTGGTCGACGCCTGCCTGATTGTGATTGAGGTGATAACCGCCGTTGGTCTTGTCGACGAGGCGTTCCAGCCAGAATGAATCAATGTTGTTGAGCATCTTTTTGACTTTGGCTTGGGCGAATGCAATATCCGCCGCCGTGGGCGCCGCATGGCTGAATTGGACCGTCAATGCGGCAAAAATGATGCTGAATGCAACTGTATTGAAAACGAACCGGTTTATGTAAATGTTCACTATTTTCCTCCATCTCACTCAAATCAGTTGAATTATTCAAGAAATCATTGGAGCATAGATAGACTGACGACTCAATCCTGTTGGAGAAATGAATATGTCGAACGATAAACATGAAAACAGACTCTCGCGTCGCGCCCTGCTTTCGAGCGCAATGCTTGGCGTTTCGGCGGCGGCGCTGGCAAAATCCGCAGCGGCGCAGCCGGAGACCAAAAGCCCCAGCGTTGTGATTTTTAGCAAGCACTTGGGCTGGACGAAATACGATGAACTGGCGGCGCTGACCAAAGAGATCGGGTTTGACGGCGTTGATCTTACCGTGCGCCCTGGCGGTCATGTCTTGCCGGAGCGCGTACAGGACGACTTGCCCAAAGCAGTCGAGGCGGTTCGCGGCGCCGGGTTGGAAGTCGCCATGATTACGACGCAAATCGCGGGACGCGACACGCCCTACGCCAGCGATATTCTCGCAACGGCGTCTGCATTGGGCGTCCCCTTTTTCCGCTGGGGAACCTTTCGCTATAACGACGACCAACCGCGGATGCAGCAGCTGCTTGATTACAAACCGCAGCTGCAAGATTTGGCGGGGATGGCGGCGCATTTCAATATGCGCGGCGGCTATCACAACCATTCCGGCGATAATTATATTGGTTCCGCAATATGGGATTTAGACAAACTGCTCGAAGGCGTTGAAGGCGAATGGTTGGGGTCGAATTTTGATATCGGCCATGCCTTTTGCGAAGGCAGCGGCGGCGCTTGGGAGACCAATTTTGAACTAATCGCGCCGCGCATCAAAATGTCGGCGGTCAAGGATTTTTGTTGGCTGCATGATAAAGATCGCGGCTGGCGGCGATACTTCCCGGCGTTGGGCGAGGGCATTGTGCAATGGAAAAACATATTGAGCATGATGAAAGCCAGCGGGTTTACCGGGCCGTTTTCGATTCACCACGAATATAACGTCGCGGGCAAAGACGAAAACGCCAAGCGCAAACAGGTTATCTCTGATTTGAAGAAAGACCTCACGTTTTTCCGTGGACAGATGAAAGCCGCTGGCTGGGCGTAAGAGACTCCGGGGCGCCGTGATCGGCGCCCCGATTGGTACGTGATATGCGTAGACATCAAGTCACGCCGTTGAAAATGTTTCTCGCCTTGGGAGGATTGTTAGCATTTATGATCCTTTCAGCGATCGCGTCATTTCTATGGCATGGCGGCTCACTTGATCCATCACAAAACGTACCTACCGTTTATTATGTCGTTCGCAATAACTCAGAAGCGATGCGTGAACTCGAGCCG from Candidatus Hinthialibacter antarcticus encodes the following:
- a CDS encoding AGE family epimerase/isomerase, with the translated sequence MNIYINRFVFNTVAFSIIFAALTVQFSHAAPTAADIAFAQAKVKKMLNNIDSFWLERLVDKTNGGYHLNHNQAGVDQGPAPKGIVSQARCLWYFSHILNNELGDQRHLEAANHGFDFIMAHMFDNENGGFYEQIGADGKTVTVDRKHLYGQAFMLYGLSEYVKATKNPAAARLAQNLFQTLEEKAHDDEYGGYQESFTREWSLLDDDSQALMSVAPGVKLMNTHLHIMEALTNYCTAFDDAQARNRLIELISIQSNTVVRKTLGACTDKYHRNWLPIDEAQYNVVSYGHDIENIWLLIDANRAAELPNGPYLDLYKTLFDYSLEYGYDDENGGFYDYGSFNETASSKRKVWWVQAEGVVSALEMYAMTGDEMYWSIFTQMMDWLEAHQVDWENGDWFSNIDENGAASGAKANLWKSPYHNGRAMVRCLKTLESPIKK
- a CDS encoding sugar phosphate isomerase/epimerase family protein, whose amino-acid sequence is MSNDKHENRLSRRALLSSAMLGVSAAALAKSAAAQPETKSPSVVIFSKHLGWTKYDELAALTKEIGFDGVDLTVRPGGHVLPERVQDDLPKAVEAVRGAGLEVAMITTQIAGRDTPYASDILATASALGVPFFRWGTFRYNDDQPRMQQLLDYKPQLQDLAGMAAHFNMRGGYHNHSGDNYIGSAIWDLDKLLEGVEGEWLGSNFDIGHAFCEGSGGAWETNFELIAPRIKMSAVKDFCWLHDKDRGWRRYFPALGEGIVQWKNILSMMKASGFTGPFSIHHEYNVAGKDENAKRKQVISDLKKDLTFFRGQMKAAGWA